One Deltaproteobacteria bacterium genomic window carries:
- a CDS encoding sugar ABC transporter permease has product MHSKRLLAYALLSPSLAIVTLLIVYPFFNGIWLSLHTKHLLRPGMHFVGLKNFVYLFRNDQYWMDFWNTVLWTAGSVALQHLVALPIALLLNQKIKFRFLFRGIFLIPWVCPVVVFALLWQWLYNDLYGVINYLLITMGVIDTPIIWLGSKNTAMISAIVANTWKGFSFPMIAMLAQLQMIPSELYEAAGIDGASKWQQFVHITLPYLKAPTVITTLIVSIWTFNNFGTMYLLTGGGPVKATETLSILAYLTSFSELRLGRGAAITVTMMFVLLVISLIYLNRAKIEEE; this is encoded by the coding sequence ATGCATAGCAAGCGGCTGTTGGCCTATGCCTTGCTCTCTCCGAGTCTAGCGATCGTCACGCTGTTAATCGTATATCCATTCTTCAATGGAATCTGGCTGAGTCTGCACACCAAACATCTCTTGCGGCCGGGGATGCATTTTGTCGGTCTCAAGAACTTTGTCTACCTATTCCGCAATGACCAGTACTGGATGGATTTTTGGAATACGGTTCTTTGGACCGCCGGTTCTGTGGCCTTACAGCATCTCGTGGCACTTCCGATCGCCTTGCTCCTCAATCAAAAGATCAAGTTCCGATTCCTGTTCAGGGGAATCTTCCTGATTCCATGGGTTTGTCCGGTCGTCGTCTTCGCTCTTCTATGGCAGTGGTTATACAACGATCTCTATGGAGTGATCAACTATCTTCTAATAACCATGGGAGTCATTGACACACCGATCATTTGGTTGGGTAGCAAGAACACGGCCATGATATCGGCCATTGTGGCGAACACGTGGAAGGGTTTCTCTTTCCCCATGATCGCGATGCTGGCCCAGTTGCAGATGATCCCGTCCGAACTCTACGAGGCTGCAGGAATCGATGGTGCGTCGAAATGGCAGCAGTTCGTTCATATCACTCTACCGTACTTGAAAGCGCCGACCGTCATAACGACTCTAATTGTTTCGATCTGGACGTTCAACAACTTCGGGACCATGTACCTGCTCACAGGAGGAGGGCCTGTCAAGGCTACCGAAACCCTCTCGATCCTTGCCTACCTGACTTCTTTCTCAGAGCTGCGGTTGGGAAGAGGGGCGGCAATCACCGTGACCATGATGTTTGTCCTCCTGGTCATTTCCCTGATCTATCTGAACAGGGCCAAGATTGAGGAGGAGTGA